A single genomic interval of Lynx canadensis isolate LIC74 chromosome A2, mLynCan4.pri.v2, whole genome shotgun sequence harbors:
- the PARP3 gene encoding LOW QUALITY PROTEIN: protein mono-ADP-ribosyltransferase PARP3 (The sequence of the model RefSeq protein was modified relative to this genomic sequence to represent the inferred CDS: deleted 1 base in 1 codon), with translation MAPKRKPPVQHAGPEKKKGRQGAEEEDSFHSTAKALRAAPTEKHIVRVDPACPLSHSPRTQVHEDYACTLNQTNIGSNNNKFYIIQLLEEGDRFACWNRWGRVGEVGQSKLSYFVLLEDAKKDFEKKFRDKTKNSWVDRDHFVAHPGKYMLIEVRGEDEAQEAMVKMVGGPVRTMVQQVRPCSLDAATQKLITNIFSKDMFKNAMTLMNLDVKKMPLGKLSKQQIAQGFEALEALEAALKDPTDGGLSLEKLSSHFYTVIPHNFGRNRPPSINSPELLQAKKDMLLVLADIELAQTLQAAPEEEKVKEVPHPLDRDYQLLKRQLQLLDSEAPEYKVIYTYLEQTGNTYRCPVLQHVWKVNREGEGDRFQAHAKLGNRRLLWHGTNVAVVAAILTSGLRIMPHSGGRVGKGIYFASENSKSAGYVTGMSCGAHQIGYMFLGEVALGREYHITIDEPSLKQPPPGFDSVIARGHTEPDPAKDTELELDGQRVAVPQGQPVPCAEFSSSTFSQSEYLIYQESQCRLRYLLEVHL, from the exons ATGGCTCCAAAGCGCAAGCCCCCGGTGCAACATGCGGGTCctgaaaaaaagaaggggcgtcagggggcagaggaggaggacagcTTCCACTCCACTGCCAAGGCTCTCAGAGCTGCACCCACGGAGAAGCACATAGTCCGAGTGGATCCAGCATGCCCACTCAGCCACAGTCCCAGGACTCAG GTGCATGAAGACTACGCCTGCACCCTGAACCAGACCAACATCgggagcaacaacaacaaattctaCATCATCCAGCTACTGGAAGAGGGTGACCGCTTCGCCTGCTGGAACCGCTGGGGTCGTGTA GGAGAAGTGGGCCAGTCAAAGCTCAGCTATTTCGTGTTACTGGAGGATGCAAAAAAGGACTTTGAGAAGAAGTTTCGGGACAAGACCAAGAACAGCTGGGTGGATCGGGACCATTTTGTGGCCCACCCGGGCAAGTACATGCTTATTGAAGTACGGGGAGAGGACGAGGCCCAGGAAGCCATGGTGAAG ATGGTTGGAGGCCCAGTAAGGACCATGGTTCAGCAGGTGCGGCCCTGCTCCCTGGACGCAGCTACACAGAAGCTCATCACCAACATCTTCAGCAAAGACATGTTCAAGAATGCCATGACCCTCATGAAcctgg ATGTGAAGAAGATGCCCCTAGGGAAGTTGAGCAAGCAGCAGATTGCACAGGGCTTCGAGGCTCTGGAGGCACTGGAGGCAGCCCTCAAAGACCCTACGGATGGTGGCCTCAGCCTGGAGAAG CTATCCTCCCACTTCTACACTGTCATTCCCCACAACTTTGGCCGCAATCGGCCCCCATCTATCAACTCCCCTGAGCTTCTGCAGGCCAAAAAGGACATGCTGCTG GTGCTGGCAGACATCGAGCTGGCTCAGACCCTGCAGGCAGCCCCTGAAGAGGAGAAGGTGAAGGAGGTACCACACCCACTGGACCGAGACTATCAGCTCCTTAAGCGCCAGCTCCAGCTGCTCGACTCCGAGGCACCCGAGTACAAG GTAATATATACCTACTTAGAACAGACTGGCAACACCTACAGGTGCCCTGTTCTTCAACATGTTTGGAAAGTAAACCGAGAAGGGGAG GGAGATAGGTTCCAGGCCCACGCCAAGCTGGGTAATCGGAGGCTGCTGTGGCATGGCACCAATGTGGCTGTGGTGGCCGCCATCCTCACCAGTGGGCTTCGCATCATGCCACATTCTGGTGGCCGCGTTGGCAAGGGCATCTACTTCGCCTCAGAGAATAGCAAGTCAGCGGGCTATG TTACTGGCATGTCCTGCGGAGCCCACCAAATTGGCTACATGTTCCTGGGTGAGGTGGCACTGGGCAGAGAGTACCACATCACCATCGACGAGCCCAGCTTGAAGCAGCCACCCCCTGGCTTCGACAGTGTCattgcccgaggccacacagaGCCTG ATCCAGCCAAGGACACCGAGCTGGAGCTGGATGGACAGCGAGTGGCGGTGCCCCAGGGCCAGCCCGTGCCCTGCGCAGAGTTCAGCAGCTCCACCTTCTCCCAGAGCGAATATCTCATCTACCAAGAGAGCCAGTGTCGCCTGCGCTACCTGCTAGAGGTTCATCTCTGA